In Solea senegalensis isolate Sse05_10M linkage group LG6, IFAPA_SoseM_1, whole genome shotgun sequence, one genomic interval encodes:
- the zp3c gene encoding zona pellucida sperm-binding protein 3 produces MGLMHAGLLLLFCSAYSYQFRSQTGYGRAIREPEEEWRKMETAIDEEMRSELGLRSSASNLPKATAASFPMFKRVPKFKYPKEAFKPEKGVRKLPDFAKDILLVPSSTDFNNWQPVPTETAVGKAVRPKLVELLCHIDRIYVRIRNEVFKKLSSAKDVKLGKCSTNADSETYTFFLYRLTDDCGFVLENKPDNMVIKTVLQYKPSGNIVREIPFTIPLQCNYHRSFLSYKVGFYPKLQGGTVFKALQPKQSAILVPLDALGNEITGTKTYTLGQLMYFMVKTPDQTAKSGNTRIYINKCFMTPTQNPSSSTRHVVISNQGCMVDGKETAQSKFLTSSSKLIQKFTVAAFVFTDSLSTSGTSKKLYMHCEVSMGKLTPTSSSKACNYDMAGKKWKELYHDDSVCVCCETSCPSAQPKASRKTISSPSWRVDLSRDGSVDVEPLISDVYVSEDPDVAEQSDFVNYWEHDD; encoded by the exons ATGGGGTTGATGCATGCTGGGCTTCTATTGCTGTTTTGCTCTGCTTATAGCTACCAGTTCAGAAGCCAAACTGGATATGGTAGAGCAATAAGAGAGCCTGAAGAAGAGTGGAGGAAAATGGAGACGGCGATCGATGAAGAAATGCGCTCAGAACTTGGCTTGAGGAGTAGTGCCTCCAATCTCCCAAAAGCCACAGCAGCGTCTTTTCCTATGTTTAAACGTGTGCCGAAATTCAAGTATCCCAAAGAGGCTTTTAAGCCAGAAAAAGGTGTCAGAAAGCTCCCTGATTTTGCAAAGGACATTTTGCTTGTCCCTTCCTCCACTGACTTCAACAATTGGCAACCGGTACCAACAGAAACTGCAGTGGGAAAAGCAGTCAGACCTAAACTGGTAGAATTGTTGTGTCATATTGACAGAATATATGTAAGGATTAGGAATGAGGTTTTTAAGAAGCTAAGTAGTGCTAAAGACGTAAAACTGGGTAAATGCTCTACTAATGCTGATAGTGAAACATATACCTTCTTCCTGTACCGTCTGACAGATGACTGTGGATTCGTTTTGGAG AATAAACCGGATAATATGGTCATCAAGACTGTGCTCCAGTACAAGCCATCTGGTAACATTGTTCGGGAAATTCCTTTTACCATCCCCCTGCAGTGCAATTACCACAG GTCATTTCTCTCTTACAAAGTTGGCTTCTATCCCAAACTACAAGGAGGCACTGTTTTCAAAGCGCTCCAACCCAAACAAAGTGCAATTCTTGTTCCTCTTGATG CATTAGGGAACGAAATCACAGGTACCAAAACCTACACCCTGGGTCAGCTGATGTACTTCATGGTGAAGACACCAGACCAGACTGCAAAGTCTGGAAACACAAGGATCTACATCAACAAGTGCTTCATGACTCCTACCCAAAACCCCAGCTCCAGCACGAGACACGTAGTCATCAGCAACCAGGG GTGTATGGTTGACGGCAAGGAGACTGCACAGTCCAAGTTCCTCACCAGTTCTTCAAAGCTGATCCAGAAATTCACAGTGGCTGCCTTTGTTTTCACGGACAGTCTTTCCACTTCTGGCACGTCAAAG AAACTCTacatgcactgtgaggtctcgaTGGGGAAACTTACTCCAACGTCCTCTTCCAAGGCATGCAATTATGACATGGCAGGCAAAAA GTGGAAGGAGCTCTATCATGATGACTCGGTGTGCGTCTGTTGTGAAACCTCTTGCCCCTCAGCACAGCCCAAGG CCTCCAGGAAGACCATTTCCAGTCCCTCATGGCGGGTTGACCTGAGCAGGGATGGATCTGTGGATGTTGAACCTCTGATATCTGACGTCTACGTATCGGAGGATCCTGACGTTGCGGAGCAAAGTGACTTTGTAAACTACTGGGAGCATGATGACtaa
- the LOC122771118 gene encoding inositol 1,4,5-trisphosphate receptor-interacting protein, with protein MQDTLLRVFVVALGLLLCPRDDPGVEEEWINIITVDMHKHEERLLKEEVKLDQGTSPVSEKTTHADNKGLQNMMKSVPVRQNQLGQQKSTSEPEIALKTSQTDPFQDSIGPQEQQGKPEVEMLRSVQTKMSENDSSERATADWGEDYVWYVWNMFSVISLIRFFMKYLKRISPGKQVTCIASDMPLPDSDTLQSFHCKCVHASPENKWREREFLEGFVNNMVEAMRTICDGNGGMIIEDHQMISARDIIVPFSPAEPYSFQCVLRDNQASDLLPDLQVCGQIKLVENQIIQNGCQCQSSHKDEDMVCLLQCENEKAQTKMTEVRDGHLCLKNTPFLSKSQVTRWFQSMIKESWAQISHKYDFELSIRYIDAPGALLVRFRSGKKISFTMNPAVKFNTQSHFYITPYSPDDLDTFWMLSLTAYEDQLLERLSKSLPQNPCHMQTLEIACFLHKRQTALSGSSVLKSFHFKTALMHLLLTSEASLWIPDRVACRVRDLLVFMERSLEKKLLQHVLIGNPLAQKIILLPEEFTQAKPVNLFHPLVVDRCTYRNAIKQFQEIVRNAHMLIQDYVGVHYPSREKHSPHLQTHL; from the exons ATGCAGGACACTCTACTGCGAGTGTTTGTCGTGGCTTTGGGTCTCCTCTTATGTCCGAGGGATGACCCCGGGGTGGAGGAGGAATGGATTAACATCATCACGGTCGACATGCACAAGCACGAAGAGAGGCTGCTGAAGGAGGAAGTGAAATTGGACCAGGGTACGTCACCTGTCAGTGAGAAAACCACACACGCCGACAACAAAGGGCTTCAGAATATGATGAAAAGTGTTCCTGTGAGACAAAATCAGCTCGGTCAACAAAAGTCCACAAGTGAACCTGAGATTGCTCTAAAGACTTCACAAACTGACCCTTTTCAAGACTCAATCGGACCTCAAGAGCAACAAGGAAAGCCTGAGGTGGAAATGTTGAGGTCCGTCCAAACCaagatgtcagaaaatgactctTCAGAGAGAGCCACGGCTGACTGGGGAGAGGATTACGTCTGGTACGTGTGGAATATGTTCTCTGTCATTTCCTTGATCCGCTTCTTCATGAAATACTTGAAGAGAATTTCCCCAGGAAAACAAGTGACCTGCATCGCTAGTGACATGCCTCTGCCTGATAGTGACACTCTGCAGAGTTTTCACTGCAAGTGTGTTCATGCTTCCCCTGAAAACAAGTGGAGGGAGAGGGAATTTCTAGAAGGGTTCGTAAATAACATGGTGGAAGCCATGAGGACAATCTGTGATGGAAATGGAGGCATGATAATTGAGGACCATCAGATGATCAGTGCACGTGATATCATTGTTCCTTTCAGCCCGGCCGAGCCATATAGTTTTCAGTGCGTGCTTCGGGATAACCAAGCGAGTGACCTGCTGCCAGATTTGCAAGTCTGTGGTCAAATAAAACTGGTGGAAAATCAGATcatccaaaatggctgccagtgtCAGTCTTCCCACAAAGATGAGGATATGGTTTGCCTGCTGCAGTGCGAGAACGAGAAAGCACAAACGAAAATGACTGAAGTGCGCGATGGCCACCTTTGCTTGAAGAACACACCCTTTCTATCAAAGTCTCAGGTTACCAGGTGGTTTCAGAGCATGATCAAAGAATCGTGGGCACAAATCTCACACAAGTACGACTTTGAACTCAGCATTCGCTACATTGATGCTCCGGGTGCTCTGCTTGTTAGATTCAGATCAGGGAAGAAGATTTCCTTCACCATGAACCCTGCAGTTAAATTCAACACCCAGTCTCATTTCTACATTACACCTTACTCCCCAGACGACTTAGACACTTTCTGGATGCTCTCCCTCACAGCGTATGAAGATCAACTCTTGGAAAGGCTCTCTAAAAGCCTGCCTCAAAACCCCTGCCACATGCAGACTCTGGAAATTGCATGTTTTCTTCACAAGAGACAAACAGCATTGTCAGGAAGTAGTGTGCTGAAGTCGTTTCACTTCAAAACTGCCCTCATGCATCTGCTTCTCACTAGCGAAGCATCACTGTGGATACCAGACCGTGTGGCATGTAGAGTAAGAGACTTGCTGGTCTTTATGGAGAGAAGCCTCGAGAAAAAGCTCCTGCAACATGTTTTAATTGGAAACCCGCTTGCACAGAAGATTATACTACTCCCTGAAGAGTTCACACAAGCAAAGCCAGTGAATCTCTTCCATCCCCTTGTGGTAGACCGCTGCACTTACAGAAATGCCATCAAGCAATTCCAGGAAATAGTTAGAAATGCACACATGCTGATACAAGATTATGTTGGTGTGCATTATCCAAGCAGGGAAAAG CACAGCCCTCATCTCCAAACACACCTTTGA
- the LOC122771120 gene encoding calcium homeostasis modulator protein 1, whose product MDKFRMMFQFLQSNQESFMNGICGIMALASAQMYSVFEFNCPCMPEYNYSYGIGLLIIPPLWFFMLGFVLNNNVSVLAEEWKRPTGDRRKDSSILRYMFCSVTQRSLIAPAVWVSVTLMDGKSFVCAYSINLDIDTFGNYSILRGLSEAERMRVLAKIPCKELFEHHELRVAASRYIKCISQACGWIFLLMMTFVAFLIRAIRPCFTQAAFLKTKYWSHYIDIERKMFDETCKEHAKSFAKICIQQYFEGMSGEMHGFHRQRSCANDSDDEDEDKKKSDEEKLLGIRAQDDMNKVLWNWHTCKPALALRKDQTDIENNGTVNGEANGTLNGFANGHAHDVKKKEWAVYYSKV is encoded by the exons ATGGATAAGTTTCGTATGATGTTCCAGTTCCTCCAATCCAACCAGGAGTCTTTTATGAACGGGATCTGTGGCATCATGGCACTGGCCAGTGCACAAATGTACTCTGTCTTTGAGTTCAACTGCCCCTGTATGCCAGAATACAACTACTCCTATGGCATAGGATTGCTTATCATCCCCCCTTTGTGGTTCTTTATGTTAGGCTTTGTGCTGAACAATAATGTGTCAGTGCTTGCCGAGGAATGGAAAAGACCGACGGGCGACAGGAGGAAGGATTCTTCAATCCTCCGCTACATGTTCTGCTCAGTCACACAGAGATCCTTGATAGCACCTGCAGTTTGGGTGTCAGTCACCCTCATGGACGGGAAGAGTTTCGTCTGTGCCTACAGCATCAACTTGGACATAGACACATTTGGGAATTACAGTATTCTTCGGGGCTTGTCCGAGGCGGAGAGGATGAGAGTGCTGGCAAAGATTCCCTGCAAAGAACTGTTTGAGCATCACGAATTACGAGTTGCAGCATCGAGATACATCAAGTGTATATCACAG GCCTGTGGATGGATATTTTTGCTCATGATGACCTTCGTGGCCTTCCTGATCCGAGCCATTCGACCGTGCTTTACCCAGGCTGCTTTCCTCAAGACCAAGTACTGGTCCCATTACATCGACATTGAGCGCAAGATGTTCGACGAGACCTGTAAGGAGCACGCCAAGAGCTTTGCCAAGATTTGCATCCAGCAGTACTTTGAGGGCATGAGCGGTGAGATGCACGGCTTCCACCGCCAACGCAGCTGCGCCAACGACAGCGACGATGAGGACGAAGACAAGAAGAAAAGTGACGAGGAGAAGCTCCTGGGCATCAGGGCCCAGGACGACATGAATAAAGTGCTGTGGAACTGGCACACCTGTAAGCCCGCGCTGGCTCTGAGAAAGGATCAAACAGATATTGAAAACAATGGCACAGTAAACGGCGAGGCCAATGGAACGCTCAATGGGTTTGCAAACGGACACGCTCACGACGTGAAGAAAAAGGAGTGGGCAGTGTACTACAGTAAGGTGTGA
- the zgc:175214 gene encoding RING finger protein 122, with product MQPFQWCNGCLCGLDSQRSEHYCSMTSDIYHLPLNVYVIVLGIGLFVFMLSLIFCCYLFRLKQQGTREQFSYNEVVLKGASKKLSLLGQTCAVCLEEFRTRDELGVCPCSHAFHKKCLLKWLEIRSVCPMCNKPILRLHTDAPQGAEGPMDPEEV from the exons ATGCAACCATTCCAATGGTGTAACG GATGCCTGTGTGGTTTGGATTCTCAGCGCTCTGAACACTACTGCAGCATGACGTCTGACATCTATCACCTCCCGCTCAATGTGTATGTCATTGTGCTGGGCATCGGCCTCTTCGTCTTCATGCTCAGCCTCATCTTCTGCTGCTACCTTTTCAG GCTGAAACAACAAGGAACAAGGGAGCAGTTCAGTTACAATgag GTGGTGCTGAAGGGGGCGAGCAAGAAGCTGAGCCTTCTAGGA CAAACCTGTGCGGTGTGTCTGGAAGAGTTCAGGACCAGAGATGAACTGGGGGTTTGCCCATGCTCGCATGCATTTCACAAGAA GTGCCTGCTTAAGTGGCTGGAGATCCGCAGCGTGTGCCCCATGTGTAACAAACCCATCCTCCGGCTGCACACAGACGCTCCCCAGGGTGCAGAGGGTCCCATGGATCCAGAGGAAGTGTGA